A genomic window from Sporosarcina sp. Marseille-Q4063 includes:
- a CDS encoding two-component system regulatory protein YycI → MDWNKTKTILIVVFSILNVFLYSLYLDRYNDAQSLQVMGETSIEELLRLEDISYGELPVFPDESYYVSAEIAEFPEEKLKKFTDQKFTFIDEAHLISMLEVPYPLKDVKSEEQFTQFLASHVLNGKEYVLWNRDEEKRQATFFQKVEDYPIFFNKNAMLIIHWDEDENIISYEQSMFGEFINFNKKKDILLPIEAINTLYSKDYLRKGSTVMDISLGYSTHIQLTKTQVFAPTWHVRVKLEDEEVENYFVNATDGKVIEFKEELEEPEIDENVEDLEIDDQGDI, encoded by the coding sequence TTGGATTGGAATAAAACAAAAACGATTCTTATCGTCGTATTTTCTATTTTAAATGTTTTTCTCTATTCGCTTTACTTAGATCGTTACAATGACGCTCAAAGCCTACAAGTAATGGGGGAAACATCGATTGAAGAATTGTTGCGGTTAGAAGATATATCTTATGGTGAACTTCCCGTGTTTCCTGATGAATCATATTATGTATCAGCAGAGATAGCCGAATTTCCAGAAGAGAAACTTAAAAAATTTACCGACCAAAAATTTACGTTTATCGATGAAGCTCATCTCATTTCGATGTTGGAAGTCCCTTATCCATTGAAAGATGTGAAAAGTGAAGAACAGTTTACACAATTTCTTGCATCACATGTGTTGAATGGCAAGGAATATGTTTTGTGGAATCGCGATGAAGAAAAAAGACAGGCTACGTTTTTTCAAAAGGTTGAGGACTATCCAATCTTTTTCAACAAAAACGCAATGTTAATCATTCATTGGGATGAAGATGAAAACATTATTAGTTATGAGCAAAGTATGTTTGGAGAGTTTATTAATTTCAATAAGAAAAAAGATATTTTATTGCCGATTGAGGCAATAAACACATTGTATTCCAAAGATTACTTGAGAAAAGGTTCAACTGTAATGGATATTTCACTCGGTTATTCCACACATATTCAATTAACCAAAACTCAAGTGTTTGCACCGACTTGGCATGTTCGTGTAAAATTAGAGGATGAAGAAGTTGAAAACTACTTTGTCAATGCCACGGATGGGAAAGTTATCGAGTTTAAAGAAGAATTAGAAGAACCAGAAATAGATGAGAATGTTGAAGACTTGGAAATAGATGATCAAGGGGATATTTGA
- the rplI gene encoding 50S ribosomal protein L9, with product MKVIFIKDVKGKGNKGDVKDVSVGYAQNFLLKNNLAIEATPANLSKLKGQQKREEKNAAEELAEAKVLKDNIEKVTVEMKAKSGEGGRLFGSITSKQIADELNKAHGIKVDRRRMELPEPIRSLGFTNIPIKIHQKVTATLKVHVTEES from the coding sequence GTGAAAGTAATTTTTATAAAAGATGTTAAAGGTAAAGGAAATAAAGGCGATGTAAAGGACGTTTCAGTTGGTTATGCTCAAAACTTCTTACTGAAAAACAACCTTGCAATTGAAGCAACGCCGGCAAATTTAAGCAAATTAAAAGGGCAACAAAAACGTGAAGAGAAAAATGCGGCTGAAGAATTAGCAGAAGCAAAGGTATTAAAAGATAACATTGAAAAAGTTACAGTTGAAATGAAAGCTAAATCAGGAGAAGGCGGGCGTTTGTTTGGTTCCATCACGTCAAAACAAATTGCAGACGAATTGAATAAAGCTCACGGCATTAAAGTCGATCGTCGCCGTATGGAACTACCTGAGCCAATTCGTTCACTCGGGTTTACAAATATTCCAATCAAAATTCATCAAAAAGTCACAGCAACTTTAAAAGTACATGTGACTGAGGAATCTTAA
- a CDS encoding peptidoglycan DD-metalloendopeptidase family protein, with the protein MFSNRITDNKNSLPNLKKSASKLVGKILIITMLLAGFSTDATFAAEEEDIQTIYHVYWAGEYLGGLSDKSELDKLKSLKLDEAAKEFEGLSLRITTDLSIVPERVFKIGIDDSVVIEKLQKLLSVEAEAVGIEVDGERQLNVKDETAYDEVIRALKLQSVTEQELIDFEESTTDIPPLKENETRITKIDMNADLKAIEAVVPPKEVLSVDEAVKLLNKGTLEEKEYTVQKGDVLGKIANKHGMATAKLLEINPGLNDKSVIKPGEKVNITILEPLVEVKVYFESKKRETISYKKVSKNDKSLNKGDKKVTQKGSDGEKVVTEEIIKLNGKVIGKNELEKEVLVEPKDEITVVGTKVMPSRGEGSFKWPAVGGYVSSKMGTRWGRMHRGIDIARPSSRSILASDNGVVVSAGWSGAYGNRIEIDHKNGYRTLYAHLSSMDVSVGQTVSRGSKIGVMGSTGRSTGVHLHFEVTKNGSLVNPLSVLK; encoded by the coding sequence ATGTTTTCAAATAGAATAACGGATAATAAGAATTCACTACCTAATTTAAAGAAATCTGCGTCTAAATTAGTCGGGAAAATACTTATTATTACAATGTTGCTTGCTGGATTTAGCACAGATGCAACATTCGCAGCAGAAGAAGAAGATATCCAAACGATTTACCACGTTTATTGGGCAGGCGAGTATCTTGGTGGTCTGTCAGATAAAAGCGAGTTAGACAAATTAAAGTCGTTGAAACTTGATGAAGCAGCTAAAGAATTCGAAGGTTTATCACTTAGAATCACAACGGATCTATCAATCGTTCCTGAACGGGTTTTCAAAATAGGAATTGACGATAGTGTAGTCATTGAAAAACTTCAAAAGTTATTATCCGTAGAAGCGGAAGCGGTCGGTATTGAAGTTGACGGAGAGCGGCAACTCAACGTCAAAGATGAAACCGCTTATGATGAAGTCATTCGCGCGTTAAAACTACAATCGGTTACCGAACAGGAACTGATTGATTTTGAGGAATCTACTACAGATATACCACCGTTAAAAGAAAATGAAACACGAATTACTAAAATAGATATGAATGCAGACTTAAAAGCAATCGAAGCAGTTGTGCCACCGAAAGAAGTATTGTCTGTTGATGAAGCCGTTAAACTTTTAAATAAAGGAACTTTAGAAGAAAAAGAGTATACAGTTCAAAAAGGTGATGTGCTTGGTAAAATTGCCAATAAGCATGGTATGGCAACAGCCAAGTTACTTGAAATCAATCCAGGTTTAAATGACAAGTCAGTCATAAAGCCTGGAGAAAAAGTAAATATAACAATCTTAGAACCGCTTGTGGAAGTTAAAGTGTACTTTGAGTCGAAAAAAAGAGAAACGATTTCTTATAAAAAAGTTTCTAAAAATGACAAATCCCTTAATAAGGGCGATAAAAAAGTAACGCAAAAAGGTTCTGATGGGGAAAAAGTTGTTACTGAAGAAATCATCAAACTGAATGGAAAAGTTATTGGGAAAAATGAGCTTGAAAAAGAAGTGCTTGTTGAACCAAAAGATGAAATAACAGTAGTCGGAACAAAAGTAATGCCTTCAAGAGGCGAAGGTTCGTTCAAGTGGCCGGCAGTGGGCGGTTATGTATCAAGCAAAATGGGTACGCGTTGGGGTAGAATGCACCGCGGAATAGATATAGCTCGACCTTCATCTCGTTCGATTTTAGCTTCAGATAACGGCGTTGTCGTATCTGCTGGTTGGAGCGGAGCCTACGGAAATCGAATAGAAATTGATCATAAAAATGGATATAGAACATTGTATGCGCACTTATCTTCGATGGACGTGAGCGTTGGGCAAACGGTATCTAGAGGATCTAAAATAGGCGTGATGGGCTCAACGGGTCGCTCAACAGGCGTTCATCTTCATTTTGAGGTTACGAAAAATGGATCGCTTGTGAATCCTTTGAGTGTGTTAAAATAA
- a CDS encoding YycH family regulatory protein, which yields MKQVEIIKSVVLFLLIALSITLTFSIWTYTPNYKTIDQKPTVDISISNRATIDDVIKPYKSIFRFEDNLTGTTDSAEIEHITKAMKNWTISNVVLKDQNFDAGKLNLLLKKRNSFTLYYHTEVPLRVFEDIVKIDDAPETSFDRIIVEWNSLNTTLDMHFVSSLHKWRYSAQVHVPDLQKFNQTLLVRGKNLSAYTEVKTNDEHLLMIPVNQLEMIRNTYYEESISPSSFRNALFNDPNAVRRSQVGPNSEVFQDDHAQMSINTDKKILDYFHPTAKTNEVSIPSELLLDVFDYINEHGGWSNEYRLTNMNPLSRTVRFQLHVHGLPVFSDSTSTMIEQVWGDERVFRYKRPYYILDSNLPSETETVSLPSGVDVAKMLIESGEIDGSLVEEIIPGYFMKYDMNRNLFMLEPSWFYKIKGNWIRFSPEDFGGEMIGLE from the coding sequence ATGAAACAAGTTGAAATAATTAAGTCGGTTGTTCTTTTCTTACTCATTGCACTAAGTATTACCTTAACTTTTTCAATCTGGACATATACGCCAAACTATAAAACAATTGATCAAAAACCAACCGTAGATATTTCAATTTCCAATCGGGCTACCATTGACGATGTTATTAAACCGTATAAGTCAATATTCCGTTTTGAAGACAATTTAACAGGAACGACGGATTCGGCTGAAATTGAACATATTACAAAAGCCATGAAGAATTGGACGATATCAAATGTCGTGTTAAAAGATCAAAACTTTGATGCAGGAAAATTGAATTTGTTATTGAAAAAAAGAAATAGTTTTACCTTGTACTATCACACTGAAGTTCCACTACGTGTCTTTGAAGATATTGTTAAAATTGACGATGCACCGGAAACATCGTTTGATCGAATAATTGTTGAATGGAATTCATTAAATACGACGTTGGATATGCACTTTGTAAGTAGTTTGCATAAATGGCGGTATAGTGCGCAAGTTCATGTTCCTGATTTGCAGAAGTTTAACCAAACGTTATTAGTTAGGGGTAAAAACTTGTCAGCATACACTGAAGTTAAAACAAATGATGAACATTTACTAATGATTCCTGTTAACCAATTGGAGATGATTCGAAATACGTATTACGAGGAAAGTATAAGTCCATCAAGTTTCAGAAATGCGCTATTTAATGATCCGAATGCAGTGCGACGCAGTCAAGTAGGGCCAAACTCAGAGGTGTTTCAAGACGATCATGCGCAAATGTCTATCAATACGGATAAGAAGATTCTAGATTATTTCCATCCAACAGCCAAAACGAATGAAGTATCCATTCCTTCTGAATTGCTACTCGATGTATTTGATTATATTAATGAGCATGGCGGGTGGTCGAATGAATACAGATTAACAAATATGAATCCGTTGTCCCGTACTGTTAGGTTTCAACTTCACGTTCATGGATTGCCTGTCTTTAGTGATTCTACTTCAACAATGATTGAACAAGTTTGGGGAGATGAACGGGTTTTTCGTTATAAACGACCCTATTATATATTAGATTCCAATTTACCATCCGAAACTGAAACGGTCTCCCTTCCATCGGGTGTTGATGTTGCAAAAATGTTGATTGAATCAGGTGAAATCGATGGTAGTCTAGTCGAGGAAATTATTCCGGGGTATTTTATGAAATACGATATGAATCGGAATTTGTTTATGCTAGAACCTTCATGGTTTTATAAAATTAAAGGCAATTGGATTCGCTTTTCACCAGAAGATTTTGGAGGTGAAATGATTGGATTGGAATAA
- the dnaB gene encoding replicative DNA helicase → MNEMIDRIPPHNNEAEQSVIGAIFLEPQALITAAEVLAPEDFYRMAHQKIFYTMITLSDRGQAIDVVTVTEELSAKKELEDVGGISYLTEIANSVPTAANIVHYANIVEEKALLRRLIRVATTIVEDGFTREDEVEALLAEAEKNMMEVSNRKNAGDFKHIKDVLVQTYDNIELLHTQKGDVTGIPTGFTDLDKITAGFQRNDLIIVAARPSVGKTAFALNIAQNVATKTTENVAIFSLEMGADQLVMRMLCAEGNIDAQIMRTGDLQAEDWRKLTMAMGSLSNAGIFIDDSSGIKVNEIRSKCRRLQQEHGLGMVIIDYLQLISGSGRSGENRQQEVSEISRSLKGLARELEIPVIALSQLSRGVEQRQDKRPMMSDLRESGSIEQDADIVSFLYREDYYDKETENENMIEIIIAKQRNGPTGTVTLAFAKEYNKFVNVDWSQHSPAGF, encoded by the coding sequence ATGAATGAGATGATCGATCGTATTCCACCACATAATAACGAAGCGGAACAGTCGGTCATCGGCGCAATATTCCTAGAGCCACAGGCGTTAATAACAGCTGCTGAAGTGTTAGCGCCCGAAGATTTTTACCGGATGGCACATCAAAAGATTTTTTATACGATGATAACTCTAAGTGACCGGGGACAGGCAATTGACGTAGTAACTGTTACAGAAGAACTTTCAGCCAAAAAAGAGTTAGAAGATGTAGGCGGTATTTCTTATTTAACGGAAATTGCAAACTCGGTTCCGACTGCGGCGAATATTGTCCATTATGCCAATATCGTAGAGGAAAAGGCATTACTTCGCAGACTCATCCGGGTTGCGACGACAATCGTTGAAGATGGGTTTACGCGTGAAGATGAAGTAGAAGCGCTTCTGGCCGAGGCTGAAAAGAATATGATGGAAGTCTCAAATCGTAAGAATGCGGGAGATTTCAAACATATTAAAGATGTGCTTGTACAGACGTATGACAATATCGAACTTCTTCACACTCAAAAAGGTGATGTTACGGGAATTCCAACAGGATTTACTGACTTGGATAAAATCACTGCAGGATTCCAGCGAAACGATTTAATCATTGTTGCAGCACGTCCGTCTGTCGGTAAGACGGCATTTGCCTTAAACATAGCTCAAAACGTCGCGACAAAAACGACGGAAAACGTAGCGATCTTCAGTTTGGAGATGGGTGCCGACCAATTAGTTATGCGGATGCTCTGCGCAGAAGGCAATATAGATGCTCAAATCATGCGGACAGGCGACCTTCAAGCAGAAGATTGGCGTAAATTGACGATGGCAATGGGAAGTCTTTCAAACGCTGGTATTTTCATAGATGATTCATCGGGTATTAAAGTTAACGAGATTCGTTCAAAGTGTCGCCGTCTTCAACAAGAACACGGTCTTGGAATGGTAATCATCGATTACTTACAACTAATCTCAGGAAGCGGAAGATCCGGTGAAAACCGACAACAAGAAGTTTCTGAGATTTCGCGTTCATTAAAAGGATTAGCGAGAGAATTGGAAATACCCGTAATTGCATTATCCCAGCTTTCACGTGGCGTGGAACAACGACAAGACAAGCGTCCAATGATGTCTGACTTAAGGGAGTCAGGAAGTATTGAGCAAGATGCAGACATTGTTTCCTTCTTATATCGTGAAGACTATTACGATAAAGAAACAGAGAATGAGAATATGATAGAAATTATTATCGCAAAACAACGTAATGGTCCAACCGGCACTGTTACGCTTGCCTTTGCTAAAGAATACAACAAGTTTGTAAACGTTGACTGGAGTCAACATTCACCAGCAGGTTTTTAA
- the walK gene encoding cell wall metabolism sensor histidine kinase WalK produces the protein MQKVSFFRSIHVKLVLIYVLLILIAMQIIGLYFARELEETLTTNFTTSIADRMNLVEFSVREEMLKERPEGDPTLEMSLRTVLSGFDQDDIHEIQVINSRNRILASSVLDNQSMVGQRSMDDLVRRTIASGTKSDSIINLDRHTQKRVMVWVVPIKANDEVIGALYMKSNIEKVFNQMDEINQILAGGTIVSLTITVILGIFIAQTITRPISDMRRQAQEMAKGNFLGKVRVYGNDEMGQLAVAFNHLTNRLQESKASTEGERKKLESVLENMTDGVISTDRKGRVVLINDAALQMLRVSADNVLNRPITSVLSLDADYTFEDLVQLRESLALDFSTTERPYVLRASFSVTQKETGFVNGLIVVLHDNTEQEKIDMERREFVSNVSHELRTPLTTMRSYLEALADGAWKDKEIAPSFLHVTQTETERMIRLVEDLLKLSRMDSRDYDLHKEWVEFNVFFNFIIDRFELSKSQNVSFRRILPDIELFVEIDTDKMTQVIDNIISNALKYSPEGGYVYFGVSVLEKYIKVMISDDGMGIPFENVNRIFDRFFRADRARSRAMGGTGLGLAIAQEMIAAHGGEIWAESEEGQGTTIFFTLPFELDEGGEWE, from the coding sequence ATGCAAAAAGTTAGTTTTTTTCGGTCTATCCACGTTAAACTTGTTCTCATTTATGTATTGCTCATATTAATTGCAATGCAAATTATTGGGCTTTATTTTGCTAGGGAACTTGAGGAAACATTGACTACGAACTTTACGACTTCTATTGCCGATCGAATGAATCTTGTTGAATTTAGTGTACGTGAAGAAATGTTAAAAGAACGACCAGAGGGCGATCCGACACTCGAAATGAGCTTGCGGACCGTCCTTTCGGGGTTCGATCAAGACGATATTCATGAAATTCAGGTCATTAATTCACGGAATCGAATTCTTGCATCTTCAGTACTTGACAATCAATCGATGGTTGGGCAACGTTCGATGGATGATTTAGTAAGACGTACAATTGCATCTGGGACTAAAAGTGACAGTATAATAAATTTGGATAGACATACTCAAAAGCGAGTGATGGTCTGGGTCGTTCCAATTAAAGCTAATGATGAAGTGATTGGCGCACTTTATATGAAATCAAATATCGAAAAAGTGTTTAATCAGATGGATGAAATAAATCAAATCCTTGCCGGCGGAACAATCGTTTCCTTAACCATTACAGTCATTTTAGGGATTTTTATTGCTCAAACAATAACAAGACCAATTTCCGATATGCGGAGGCAAGCACAAGAAATGGCAAAAGGAAACTTTCTTGGGAAAGTACGTGTATACGGAAATGATGAAATGGGTCAACTTGCCGTCGCTTTTAACCATTTAACAAACCGTCTGCAGGAATCAAAAGCTTCGACCGAAGGCGAACGGAAAAAACTTGAATCAGTCCTTGAAAATATGACTGACGGCGTTATTTCTACAGATCGTAAAGGTCGTGTTGTACTCATTAATGATGCAGCACTTCAAATGTTGAGAGTTTCCGCAGACAATGTATTAAATAGACCGATAACATCCGTTCTTAGCCTTGATGCCGATTATACTTTTGAGGATTTGGTACAGCTTAGGGAATCCCTTGCGCTAGACTTCAGTACAACCGAAAGACCTTATGTTTTACGGGCAAGTTTTTCAGTAACGCAAAAGGAAACCGGATTTGTCAATGGACTTATCGTCGTACTGCATGATAATACAGAACAGGAAAAAATAGATATGGAGCGCCGCGAATTTGTTTCCAATGTTTCGCATGAATTGCGTACGCCTCTCACAACGATGCGTAGTTATTTGGAAGCCCTTGCCGACGGTGCTTGGAAAGATAAAGAAATCGCCCCGTCTTTTTTGCACGTCACACAGACTGAAACAGAGAGAATGATACGACTTGTTGAGGATTTGTTGAAATTATCCCGGATGGATAGTCGGGATTATGATTTGCATAAGGAATGGGTAGAGTTTAATGTGTTTTTCAACTTTATCATCGATCGATTTGAATTATCTAAATCGCAAAATGTAAGTTTTAGGCGTATTCTTCCGGATATCGAATTGTTTGTTGAAATTGATACCGATAAAATGACACAAGTCATCGATAATATTATTTCAAACGCACTAAAATATTCTCCGGAAGGCGGATATGTTTACTTTGGTGTTTCCGTTTTGGAAAAATACATTAAAGTCATGATTTCGGATGATGGTATGGGAATCCCTTTTGAAAACGTTAACCGAATTTTCGACAGGTTTTTCCGTGCTGATCGGGCACGCTCTAGAGCCATGGGAGGAACGGGTTTAGGACTTGCGATTGCCCAGGAAATGATAGCGGCGCACGGAGGGGAAATATGGGCGGAGAGCGAAGAAGGACAAGGAACGACAATATTCTTCACGTTGCCGTTCGAACTTGATGAAGGTGGTGAGTGGGAATGA
- the yycF gene encoding response regulator YycF, producing MQNKTILVVDDEKPIADILEFNLKKEGFNVYCAYDGEEALQKVEEVSPDLMLLDIMLPKVDGMEVCREVRKKYDFPIIMLTAKDSEIDKVLGLELGADDYVTKPFGTRELIARVKANLRRHMKVELEENENETNNITVGNLIIQPDAYLVLKRGETIELTHREFELLHYLSKHVGQVMTREHLLQTVWGYDYFGDVRTVDVTIRRLREKIEDNPSHPGWIVTRRGVGYYLRDPEQE from the coding sequence ATGCAAAATAAAACAATTCTCGTTGTTGATGATGAAAAACCGATTGCCGATATACTCGAGTTTAATTTGAAAAAAGAAGGTTTTAATGTTTATTGTGCATATGACGGCGAAGAAGCGCTCCAGAAAGTTGAAGAGGTTTCGCCGGATTTAATGCTTCTTGATATAATGTTGCCTAAGGTAGATGGTATGGAAGTCTGCCGTGAAGTGCGAAAAAAGTATGACTTTCCAATTATTATGTTGACTGCCAAAGACTCTGAAATTGATAAAGTTCTCGGTCTTGAACTAGGAGCAGATGACTATGTGACAAAACCATTTGGTACGCGTGAACTTATTGCTCGCGTGAAAGCGAATCTACGCAGACATATGAAAGTTGAATTGGAAGAAAACGAAAATGAGACAAACAATATTACAGTCGGGAATTTGATTATTCAACCCGATGCGTATTTAGTGTTAAAGCGCGGAGAAACGATTGAGTTGACGCATCGCGAATTTGAACTGCTTCACTATCTATCAAAGCATGTCGGACAAGTAATGACCCGTGAACACTTGCTGCAAACCGTTTGGGGTTATGACTATTTTGGGGATGTGCGCACAGTGGATGTTACAATTCGTCGACTTCGCGAAAAAATTGAAGATAATCCTAGCCACCCAGGTTGGATTGTAACCAGACGTGGCGTCGGTTATTACCTACGGGATCCAGAACAGGAGTAA